One Drosophila ananassae strain 14024-0371.13 chromosome Y unlocalized genomic scaffold, ASM1763931v2 tig00000099, whole genome shotgun sequence DNA window includes the following coding sequences:
- the LOC123258190 gene encoding uncharacterized protein LOC123258190, producing the protein MSWEYREVKQEIDSDDNDEVGFSPEVRNIHQPEMNADMIQAFVANAVSTALVSTKYLKNTTAAKPTTRPLLSLETKFAVPLLTAPNTVLNFDAILARLDCTYADKTSLRVLRQNLEMVQQGDADLMAYYDEVERKLTLVTNKIVMSHNSDTATILNKEANNRCTSTYPPINEASFNSETITSLLKNQYSIDVVNAPPLHSSSNGQVERITIDDEVFEYSSRKAVSNDSVYLNLNYAVNKSLGIAASPLINIMGHDHILSLPLLQRLNEHNLRLMQELRDDVSAGGSPKIWFAARVAVSLALCG; encoded by the exons ATGAGTTGGGAGTATAGGGAAGTGAAACAGGAAATTGATAGCGACGATAACGACGAAGTAGGGTTCAGCCCCGAAGTTAGGAACATACATCAACCAGAAATGAACGCGGACATGATCCAAGCGTTTGTCGCAAATGCGGTCAGCACCGCTCTCGTCAGCACgaagtatttaaaaaatacgaCGGCAGCGAAGCCCACTACGAGGCCGTTGTTATCATTAGAAACAAAATTTGCGGTCCCGCTCCTCACGGCCCCCAACACCGTGCTGAATTTCGATGCAATCCTGGCCAGACTAGATTGCACATACGCGGACAAAACGTCCCTAAGAGTGCTACGGCAAAATTTGGAAATGGTTCAGCAAGGAGATGCCGACCTTATGgcatactatgacgaggtcgagaggAAACTCACGCTCGTCACCAACAAAATAGTCATGTCACACAACTCGGACACGGCAACCATCCTAAATAAGGAG GCCAATAATAGATGTACGAGCACCTATCCTCCAATTAATGAGGCCTCCTTTAACTCTGAAACAATCACATCATTGCTGAAAAACCAGTACAGCATCGATGTCGTCAATGCGCCACCGCTACACAGTAGCTCCAATGGCCAAGTAGAAAG GATTACTATCGATGACGAGGTGTTTGAGTATTCATCGAGGAAGGCGGTGAGCAACGACTCCGTGTATCTGAACCTCAACTACGCTGTGAATAAGAGCCTGGGTATTGCGGCCTCCCCTCTAATTAACATCATGGGACACGATCACATACTAAGTTTGCCACTACTACAGCGGTTGAACGAGCATAACCTGCGTTTGATGCAGGAGCTCAGAGATGACGTGTCGGCCGGAGGATCCCCGAAGATTTGGTTCGCCGCGAGAGTCGCCGTTAGCCTCGCACTATGCGGCTGA